The following proteins are co-located in the Aegilops tauschii subsp. strangulata cultivar AL8/78 unplaced genomic scaffold, Aet v6.0 ptg000228l_obj, whole genome shotgun sequence genome:
- the LOC141028536 gene encoding uncharacterized protein: MLFIIYMCRSEYGITAEANQVGPAAFCIASQTHEPASFPSSISPTSVTSAIVNNKMHSTTFPAVKRRCMSPSQLPPATRCTTSRDVCSGAYSWPAWESLHADLVCLVASALLARGDLLDYVRFRAVCAHWRSATLSPRGRGVVDPCFHPRRWMMFPEDRGLYPGHPELGGYIRFFNLDSGAFVRVCLPLFRNHCILDSVCGLLLLQRDKDAAIRLLHPFTRDIVELPRLTTLATQMPGGTNWSLQRMRFISTCASFVAGVVTVLLTFNMFDGVAVATSLDMQWTMLSWECPAWSDPVSLHGKLYVVDIPEIDVTGSPLIFELDAAYHHRATPKLIFTCPREKRLYSCYLVEHGSEILVVCHDDDFLSHITVYRLADLVLGKFIPVTDIGENTIFMGQRNICVSSKAFPTVEANTIVYYRPIKNRFAQYHISNRTWSRALDRSSLNGRAQGPRTKD; encoded by the exons ATGCTCTTCATTATATATATGTGTAGAAGCGAATACGGTATTACGGCCGAAGCAAATCAAGTTGGACCGGCGGCGTTTTGCATTGCCTCTCAAACTCACGAGCCGGCTTCGTTTCCGTCGTCGATTTCGCCGACTTCGGTCACTTCAGCCATAGTTAACAACAAGATGCATTCCACCACCTTCCCCGCAGTAAAACGAAGATGCATGTCTCCTTCCCAGCTGCCTCCGGCAACCCGGTGCACCACATCGCGCGACGTGTGCTCCGGCGCATATTCCTGGCCAGCCTGGGAGTCGCTGCATGCAGATTTGGTTTGCCTGGTCGCGTCGGCCTTGCTGGCCAGAGGAGATCTACTGGACTACGTCCGCTTCCGTGCCGTCTGCGCGCACTGGCGATCGGCCACGCTCTCTCCACGCGGCCGCGGGGTTGTTGATCCGTGCTTCCATCCACGCCGCTGGATGATGTTCCCAGAGGACCGTGGCCTTTACCCTGGACATCCGGAGCTGGGTGGCTACATCCGCTTCTTTAACCTAGACTCAGGTGCCTTTGTCCGCGTCTGTCTGCCATTGTTCAGGAACCACTGTATTCTTGATTCTGTctgtggcctcctcctcctccagaggGACAAGGACGCAGCCATCCGTCTTCTACACCCTTTCACCCGTGACATTGTTGAGCTTCCACGGCTCACCACTCTCGCCACACAAATGCCCGGGGGAACAAATTGGTCGCTCCAGCGGATGAGATTCATCTCTACGTGTGCTTCGTTTGTTGCAGGAGTCGTCACTGTCTTGCTTACCTTTAATATGTTTGATGGTGTGGCTGTGGCTACCTCCCTAGACATGCAATGGACAATGCTCAGTTGGGAATGCCCAGCGTGGTCAGATCCGGTTTCATTACACGGCAAGCTATACGTGGTTGATATTCCAGAAATCGATGTGACGGGTTCACCATTGATTTTCGAGCTGGACGCAGCGTACCACCATCGAGCCACACCAAAGCTGATCTTCACATGCCCCAGAGAGAAGCGCCTCTACTCGTGCTATCTGGTAGAGCATGGCTCGGAGATCTTAGTGGTTTGCCATGACGACGATTTCCTATCCCATATTACTGTCTATAGACTTGCCGATCTTGTCTTGGGGAAATTTATCCCGGTAACAGACATCGGAGAAAACACTATATTCATGGGACAAAGGAATATCTGTGTATCTTCCAAGGCATTTCCTACCGTCGAGGCCAATACTATTGTCTACTACCGTCCGATCAAGAACCGTTTTGCACAGTACCATATCAGTAACCGCACCTGGTCACGGGCATTAGATCGGAGCAGCCTAAATGGCCGTGCACAAGGCCCCC GAACAAAGGACTAG